From one Acipenser ruthenus chromosome 21, fAciRut3.2 maternal haplotype, whole genome shotgun sequence genomic stretch:
- the LOC117427962 gene encoding E1A-binding protein p400-like isoform X8 encodes MHHGSGAQNVQRQLQRSKSFTGTEAEEQQQQSTNLPQSPVTSFAPSASPSAPQSPNYQIIMSRSPVPGQNVNITLQNVGQMVGGNQQITLTPLPLQNPASPGFQHSAQQWRFEHSSPSYIQVTSPLPQQVQPQSPTQHSPVPVQALQGVQRAGAPATGLSMCGQSPTRGFVDASMLVRQISLSSPSSSGHFVYQDGSGLAQLASGSAGQVQLSSPGTPGSVRERRLSQPHSQTGGTIHHLGPQSPAASGASIQTLGSPGHITTSSLPPQISSIIQGQLIQQQQQVLHGQQLGRAMGFDRTPPGMLSGVGGSAASFGMASPLPPSSPSRANAPQGLSNPPLTPTSASASVKKQPKKLEIPPATPEIAQLRKQCLEQHRKATESLKDSFKEHLIELFFLQHLQGNMMDFLAFKKKPCGPLFMYLRQNDLDLEDDEEEEQSEVINDEQTHQGTPVAGTANSVEIEAFKRQQALAQADQARRPRIEVGRHGMVFQHPGIAPLGSPGVPLQQLMPTVQGGMPPTPQTIQMAGQKQSQQQYDPSKGPPVQNAASLHTPPPQLPSRLQPTSMPLNALPPGLQLAQQQLVEAQAQPQTPLQVQVKQQLGPVSIANTPQTQLQAQLQQQMQPGLHVQMQTAQQLPQCQAQLQQVQATVALVRPGADSSPACQRLVVNSIPTSSLSPAPLAGTVSPSTTYSTLTHRTSPGSNKPLSPVSQSKLTVSSIPKMSSLVQGGAQDGSQDKQAEQAKLENQVHQRIAELRKEGLWSMSRLPKLQDAPRPKSHWDYLLEEMQWMAADFSQERRWKVAAAKKLVRTCARYHDEQRQIEEREKTEEEARLRRIACTIAKEVEYFWANIEQVVEVKLQIEVHEKRRKALSLCRAPKEGKDAKPIQETGVKSEKESSLELSPAGRKRKASTSTVQEEVEDEESTLEEQEAVEGAADHKNELAELDKEAKMSLDTLVEQYAGAYAENFEWPHPSSHSEDEDRDEEVEESPLESYNEEILIDSLLSIEEHGGPESSKAPLTDGQKPRKDIAEVAAAAELLLPKGSARATAVFRNAAPFLLHGSLREYQQIGVDWLASLYKKHLNGILADETGLGKTVQTAAFLAHLACKEGNWGPHLVVVRTCKILSWEMEIKRWCPSLKILVYLGNKKERRLKRRMWSESNGFHVCLTSFKLLLKDHKDFLRKRWKYLVLDEIQLLKNMTEKHWETILTLKSQQRLLLINTPLQNTLKELWTMIHFLLPGITRQYLDFPVKAGTDENQEYCHKLVIRLHRVIQPFILRRSKRDVEKQLPKKYEHILKCRLSSRQKILYEDVMTQTRSQEALKTGHFVSVLHVLMQLQRICNHPDLVHPRTTRSAYVSAALQYTTPSLVLGAIQYDPWKNVDMSIFDLIGNENKLTRYEAEEVLPKQKVTRKLIEEIYTAPDPPARPKQVKLKPSRLFEPVQYGQKPEGRTVAFPGSPPQRTPTTTTTAATVSQQGQVRGKSPVTTVPATQAAGTPFQPTQTTTTTTTTASSVSTPPTPGQQTVTSAASVSGSTTSSTSTVSKALSSPAGGAVPQLGQTAPVPVSRPAQVTPQAPAHTMQQSVLPQRLVLTSQAQARLPSGEVVKIAQLASITGSQSRITQPEMPVTLQFQGNKFTLSSSQLRQLTAGQPLQLQGTLGNILQIVSAPGQQILRPQGSVVMQTVSQTQPVQNAVTAPSQQAQTATAPTTTAVQGKAPAVVVRTAVPSTAAGDQTANVKAVAATGTTTQEASEARNRLVKERLDRVFSANERRCSRSVFYGADLLEVCSVFDKDPVPKPATESNNSWRWIGRANCLSVQQASASVSHLQEALFTSEQRREALQDMAQRFVCVVPPAIAPAPQLYSANPPPQYSLELKMFRHKFHQEMAPHTKQLRSPTANHLIEFPDLRLLQMDSGKLEALSVLLHKLKSEGRRVLIFTQMVKMLDILEKFLDYHHLPYVRINEKTPAEQRQEQMRNFNRNKQIFCTILSNRCGSVVGSVLDADTVVFYDTDLNPSMDAKTQEWCDRIGRSKDIHIYRLGSGNSIEEKLLKNGTKDLIREVAAQGTDYTLAFLTQRTIQDLFEVESGSGEKVEEFVVLHQDPSPAETISPRIARPYIQALNSIGKEGASGAPIKSEDDSAAETSEDLGVEGDVKYEDEPSRLEELVAVVEQLTPIEKYALHYLEFVHMSSTEEEERKAMEKMIAAKKEWEVQQLKKLKIEDEERMMLEEEEDLFTYTREDAYNMEYVYDGPDGQTEIMPLWTPPTPPQDDNDVYIDSVICLMYDSTPVPESKLPPVYVRKEHKRLKMDPSAAGRKKKQRHGETVIPPRSLFDKGSFLKPRREGKDQKKNFSLKQQAPFAKPLPSLVKPAVEAGQDNPEWLISEDWALLQAVKQLLELPLNLSIVSAAHTPNWDMVSDVVNSCSRVYRSPKQCRSRYENVIIPREEGKLVYEANPKKKTKSIYKSKNSRPLRTCQIYAQDDSATHIHLYNSRFELMKIIASKRSPPIKPLLGMNPFQKNPKHASVLAESGINYDKPLPPIQVASQRAERIAKEKKALAEQQRAQQLAQQQAGPQPPPPPTPQPQTQQPAQPQAVPQAQAVVQAAGNTVTNTASLQAGTIKTAAVGTSLQTAPVSGNVIVNTVAGVPASSFQPTNKRLASPVIPATLTTTVGASPQVVHTQQRTVSTPAAPAEVVAIATNQGVRTVTPVTASTVSTTLTPVQTQNRSLITQVNPATAPSMQLPPGKGITHAQLHLLRQQQAQVQVQQIQAQAGSPAQIKTVGKPTQEQFLKIQQKQKLQLQHQQAVAAQQQTQQPSQQAAQAQQQQGQQQQQITAVTTSRGGPVLTGTTVTNLQVARLTRVAGTQLQAQGQIQSQPAQTAQVTLTKPPVVSVPAVTTLPVTMAGISVAIGQPQKAGGQVVAHQLQMQQHLLNLKKQQAAAAAAAQQQKAVQTQVGQGQGTVQQKVTVQAQQPTQQKVTYTTAQLQPGIKTQFLTTSIAQAQKPSAAQQVQTQLQVAKLPQIVQQQTVANIQQMVSASQMQGQTQTLTLSQNTGQQQVQVIPAGTATAQKLLQQQVGLAASPHSPAQGAASSESQGQQQAKVQVRAAPAVRVKAPTKPS; translated from the exons ATGCACCATGGAAGTGGGGCCCAGAATGTGCAGCGCCAGCTTCAGAGATCCAAGTCTTTCACAGGTACTGAGGCAGAAGAGCAGCAACAGCAGTCCACAAACCTTCCTCAATCACCGGTGACCTCTTTCGCTCCATCCGCCAGCCCCTCTGCCCCTCAGTCCCCCAACTACCAGATCATCATGAGCCGGAGTCCTGTCCCAGGGCAGAACGTCAACATCACTCTGCAAAATGTAGGGCAGATGGTAGGGGGGAACCAGCAGATAACCCTCACCCCTCTGCCACTCCAGAACCCGGCATCCCCCGGGTTCCAGCACAGCGCCCAGCAATGGAGGTTTGAACACAGCTCTCCTTCTTACATCCAAGTCACGTCGCCCTTACCACAGCAAGTTCAGCCGCAGAGCCCCACCCAGCACAGCCCAGTACCTGTTCAGGCTTTGCAGGGGGTGCAAAGGGCTGGCGCTCCTGCGACTGGGTTAAGTATGTGTGGTCAAAGCCCGACTCGAGGATTTGTGGATGCCAGCATGCTTGTCAGGCAAATAAGCCTCAGTAGTCCATCAAGCAGCGGCCACTTTGTGTACCAGGATGGGTCAGGACTGGCACAGCTGGCATCGGGTTCAGCCGGACAGGTGCAGCTGTCTTCTCCTGGCACCCCAGGGTCTGTGCGGGAACGCAGGCTGTCTCAACCCCACTCCCAGACCGGCGGGACCATTCACCACCTGGGGCCTCAGAGTCCAGCAGCAAGCGGGGCCTCCATACAGACACTGGGAAGCCCAGGTCACATCACAACTTCCAGCTTGCCACCTCAGATCAGCAGCATTATCCAGGGCCAGCtgattcagcagcagcagcaggtgcttCATGGGCAGCAGCTCGGCAGGGCCATGGGTTTTGATAGGACTCCCCCGGGGATGCTAAGTGGGGTCGGTGGATCGGCTGCCTCTTTTGGCATGGCCTCCCCTCTGCCTCCCTCCAGCCCGTCCCGTGCCAACGCACCACAAGGATTGTCAAACCCCCCGCTCACCCCTACCAGCGCCTCAGCCTCGGTGAAGAAGCAGCCCAAGAAGCTGGAGATCCCGCCTGCCACTCCCGAGATTGcccagctgaggaagcaatgccTAGAGCAGCACAGAAAAGCCACAGAGAGCCTGAAAGACAGCTTCAAGGAGCATCTGATCGAGCTGTTCTTTCTGCAGCACCTGCAAGGGAACATGATGGACTTCTTGGCTTTCAAGAAGAAGCCTTGCGGGCCGCTTTTCATGTACCTGCGGCAGAACGACCTGGACCTGGAGGATGATGAGGAAGAGGAGCAGTCGGAAGTCATTAATGATGAG CAGACTCATCAGGGTACGCCAGTGGCTGGTACTGCAAATTCCGTGGAGATTGAAGCCTTTAAAAGACAACAGGCTTTAGCACAAGCAG ATCAGGCTAGGAGGCCCCGGATTGAAGTTGGTCGCCATGGGATGGTTTTCCAGCATCCTGGTATAGCACCTTTAGGATCACCTGGGGTTCCTCTTCAACAGCTTATGCCAACAGTGCAAG GAGGGATGCCCCCAACTCCTCAAACCATTCAAATGGCAGGTCAGAAGCAGAGCCAGCAGCAGTATGATCCATCCAAGGGGCCTCCGGTCCAGAATGCTGCCAGCCTCCACACCCCTCCGCCCCAGTTGCCAAGCAGACTGCAGCCGACCAGCATGCCTCTGAACGCACTCCCTCCCGGGCTACAGTTAGCACAGCAGCAGCTGGTGGAAGCCCAGGCTCAGCCCCAGACTCCGCTCCAGGTCCAGGTTAAACAGCAGCTGGGACCAGTGTCCATCGCTAACACCCCTCAGACGCAGCTCCAGGCTCAGCTCCAGCAACAAATGCAGCCAGGACTTCATGTCCAGATGCAGACGGCACAACAGCTTCCACAGTGTCAGGCCCAGCTACAGCAAGTGCAAGCG acTGTAGCTCTGGTGCGACCTGGTGCTGATTCTTCCCCGGCCTGTCAGAGGCTGGTGGTCAATTCTATACCTACTTCTTCACTTTCACCAGCACCCCTTGCAGGTACAGTGTCGCCTTCTACCACCTActcaacactgacacacagaaccTCCCCAGGATCCAACAAACCTCTCTCTCCAGTCTCTCAGTCCAAACTGACTGTTTCATCAATACCGAAAATGTCTAGCCTTGTGCAGGGGGGTGCACAAGACGGTTCTCAAGACAAGCAAGCAGAGCAAGCTAAACTG GAAAACCAGGTCCACCAGAGGATAGCTGAACTGCGCAAAGAGGGCTTGTGGTCAATGAGCAGACTGCCCAAACTGCAGGATGCCCCGCGGCCCAAGTCTCACTGGGATTACCTTCTGGAGGAGATGCAGTGGATGGCAGCCGACTTTTCCCAGGAGAGGAGGTGGAAGGTGGCTGCTGCTAAGAAG CTTGTGAGGACCTGTGCGCGTTACCATGATGAACAAAGACAGATAGAAGAAAGGGAGAAGACAGAGGAGGAAGCCAGACTCCGGCGTATTGCATGCACCATTGCAAAAGAAGTGGAGTATTTCTGGGCTAATATTGAACAG gttgtTGAAGTCAAACTACAGATTGAGGTCCACgagaaaagaagaaaagcattAAGCCTATGCAGAGCACCAAAAGAAG GAAAAGATGCCAAACCTATTCAGGAAACTGGAGTTAAATCAGAAAAAGAGAGCAGCTTAGAGTTATCCCCTGCTGGAAGAAAGCGAAAAGCAAGCACATCAACAGTTCAAGAAGAAG ttgAGGATGAGGAGAGCACTTTAGAAGAGCAGGAAGCTGTTGAAGGAGCTGCAGATCATAAGAACGAGTTGGCAGAGCTGGATAAAGAAG CCAAGATGTCTTTGGACACCTTGGTGGAACAGTATGCTGGTGCCTATGCAGAAAACTTCGAGTGGCCTCACCCTAGTTCTCACAGTGAAGATGAAGACAGAGATGAAG AAGTGGAAGAGTCTCCACTTGAGAGCTACAATGAAGAGATCCTCATAGACTCACTGCTCAGCATTGAGGAGCACGGAGGCCCAGAAAGCTCAAAAGCTCCTCTGACTGACGGGCAGAAACCTAGGAAAGACATTGCTGAAGTGGCTGCTGCTGCAGAACTTCTCCTGCCCAAGGGAAGCGCGAGGGCCACCGctgtg TTTCGGAATGCGGCACCGTTTCTCCTGCATGGCAGCCTCCGGGAATACCAGCAGATTGGTGTGGACTGGCTGGCGAGCCTCTATAAGAAACACCTGAATGGTATCCTGGCAGATGAAACCGGCTTGGGCAAGACTGTTCAAACAGCAGCGTTCCTGGCACATTTGGCTTGTAAAGAAG GGAACTGGGGTCCACATCTGGTTGTGGTGCGGACGTGTAAAATTTTGAGCTGGGAGATGGAGATTAAACGCTGGTGCCCGAGTTTGAAAATTCTGGTGTACCTAGGCAACAAAAAAGAGCGAAGATTAAAAAGAAGG aTGTGGTCCGAGTCAAACGGCTTCCACGTGTGTTTGACTTCCTTTAAACTGCTGCTGAAGGATCACAAGGACTTTCTCAGGAAGAGGTGGAAGTACCTGGTACTGGATGAAATCCAGCTTCTCAAAAACATGACAGAAAAACACTGGGAAACAATCCTTACTTTAAAAAG TCAGCAGAGGCTGCTGTTGATCAACACCCCTCTCCAGAATACCTTGAAGGAGCTGTGGACCATGATACATTTCCTTTTGCCTGGAATTACAAGACAGTACCTAGACTTCCCAGTCAAGGCAGGGACAGACGAAAACCAGGAGTACTGCCACAAGCTTGTTATCCGGTTGCACAGG GTGATTCAGCCCTTCATTTTGAGGCGCTCGAAGAGAGACGTTGAGAAGCAGCTGCCAAAGAAATACGAGCACATCCTGAAGTGTCGCCTCTCGAGCAGACAGAAGATACTGTACGAAGATGTTATGACTCAGACCCG ATCCCAAGAAGCCCTCAAGACCGGTCACTTTGTTAGCGTTCTTCATGTTTTGATGCAACTTCAGAGGATCTGCAATCACCCAGACTTGGTTCATCCTAGAACCACACGGTCTGCCTATGTGTCAGCTGCACTGCAGTATACAACACCCTCCTTAGTACTGGGAGCTATACAGTATGATCCTTGGAAG aATGTGGACATGTCCATATTTGACCTGATCGGAAACGAAAACAAGCTGACAAGGTATGAAGCTGAAGAAGTGTTGCCAAAGCAGAAGGTGACCAGGAAGCTGATTGAGGAAATCTACACCGCCCCTGACCCTCCAGCCAGACCCAAACAAGTGAAATTAAAGCCCAGCAG GTTGTTTGAGCCGGTGCAGTACGGTCAGAAGCCTGAGGGCAGGACTGTTGCATTTCCTGGTTCTCCGCCTCAGCGCacacccaccaccaccaccaccgcggCTACGGTGTCCCAGCAGGGTCAGGTGCGGGGGAAATCTCCTGTCACCACAGTCCCAGCCACACAGG CAGCAGGGACGCCGTTTCAGCCAACCCagaccactactactactactaccactgcATCATCAGTCAGCACTCCTCCCACTCCAGGACAGCAAACGGTTACATCAGCAGCCTCTGTCAGCGGCAGCACTACCTCCTCGACTAGCACAGTGAGCAAGGCTCTGAGCAGCCCTGCAGGTGGCGCTGTGCCCCAGCTAGGCCAGACTGCACCTGTGCCAGTTTCTAGGCCGGCTCAGGTCACGCCACAGGCCCCAGCCCATACCATGCAGCAGAGCGTGCTGCCTCAGAGGCTGGTGCTTACCTCCCAGGCCCAGGCACGATTGCCTA GTGGAGAGGTTGTGAAGATCGCTCAGCTCGCCTCTATTACTGGCAGCCAAAGTAGAATCACCCAGCCCGAGATGCCCGTTACTTTGCAGTTTCAGGGCAACAAATTTACCTTGTCCTCCAGCCAGCTTCGGCAGCTTACAGCCGGCCAGCCCTTGCAGCTACAAGGTACACTCG GCAATATTCTGCAGATCGTGTCAGCACCTGGCCAGCAGATCCTAAGACCTCAGGGCTCTGTTGTAATGCAGACAGTATCTCAGACCCAGCCTGTGCAGAATGCTGTGACTGCGCCGAGCCAACAAGCACAGACCGCCACTGCTCCCACTACCACAGCAGTGCAAGGCAAGG CCCCAGCCGTCGTTGTGAGAACTGCTGTTCCAAGCACAGCTGCGGGAGACCAGACTGCAAATGTGAAAGCTGTTGCTGCGACAGGAACTACGACCCAG GAGGCCTCAGAAGCAAGGAACCGGCTCGTTAAGGAACGGCTAGACAGGGTGTTTTCTGCAAACGAGAGGAGATGCTCTCGATCTGTATTCTATGGGGCAGACCTTCTGGAAGTCTGCTCTGTGTTCGACAAAGACCCAGTACCCAAACCTGCCACTGAGTCCAATAACTCTTGGAGGTGGATTGGCAGGGCCAACTGCCTGAGTGTCCAGCAAGCAAGTGCTTCTGTTTCTCACCTGCAAGAAGCTTTATTCACTTCAGAGCAGAGACGAGAAGCCCTGCAGGACATGGCACAGCG GTTTGTCTGTGTCGTTCCGCCTGCTATAGCACCTGCCCCACAGCTGTACTCGGCAAATCCTCCCCCTCAGTACAGTCTCGAACTGAAGATGTTTAGACACAAGTTCCACCAAGAAATGGCTCCGCACACAAAGCAGCTGAGGAGCCCTACTGCAAACCACCTTATAGAGTTTCCTGATCTCCGACTGTTACAGATGGACTCAG GGAAGCTGGAGGCTTTGTCAGTTCTGCTACACAAGCTGAAATCGGAAGGCCGTCGGGTGCTGATTTTCACACAGATGGTGAAAATGCTGGACATCCTAGAGAAGTTCTTGGACTATCACCATCTTCCCTACGTGAGGATTAACGAGAAAACCCCAGCCGAGCAGCGGCAG GAACAGATGAGGAACTTCAACAGGAACAAGCAGATATTTTGCACCATTCTCTCAAACCGGTGTGGTTCTGTGGTGGGCAGTGTCCTGGATGCAGACACTGTTGTGTTTTATGACACTGACCTGAACCCCAGCATGGATGCCAAGACTCAAGAATGGTGTGACAGGATCGGCAGGTCCAAGGATATCCATATATACAG GCTTGGAAGTGGTAACTCTATTGAAGAGAAGCTTCTGAAGAATGGAACTAAGGATCTAATCAGAGAGGTGGCTGCCCAGGGGACTGACTACACCTTGGCCTTTTTAACACAG cgaACAATCCAGGACCTGTTTGAAGTGGAGTCTGGGTCTGGAGAAAAAGTGGAAGAGTTTGTGGTGCTCCATCAGGACCCATCTCCAGCAGAAACCATCTCTCCCAGAATAGCACGGCCATACATACAGGCATTAAACAGCATTGGCAAGGAAGGGGCTTCGGGGGCTCCTATAAAATCTGAAGACGACAGTGCTGCAGAAACGAGTGAAGATTTGGGTGTGGAAGGAGATGTGAAGTATGAAGACGAGCCTTCTCGCTTGGAGGAACTGGTCGCAGTTGTAGAGCAG CTTACTCCAATTGAGAAATATGCTTTACATTACCTGGAGTTTGTTCACATGTCCAGCACTGAAGAGGAAGAAAGGAAAGCTATG GAGAAGATGATTGCTGCTAAGAAAGAGTGGGAGGTGCAGCAGCTGAAGAAACTGAAGATCGAAGACGAGGAGAGAATGAtgctggaggaggaggaagatCTCTTTACTTACACTCGTGAAGACGCCTACAACATG gaataTGTCTATGATGGTCCAGACGGACAGACGGAAATAATGCCG ctGTGGACCCCACCAACACCCCCTCAAGATGACAATGACGTCTACATCGACTCTGTGATCTGTCTCATGTATGACAGCACTCCCGTGCCTGAATCGAAGCTGCCACCTGTTTACGTGAGGAAGGAACACAAGCGGCTTAAGATGGATCCATCCG CTGCAGGTAGGAAGAAGAAGCAGCGTCATGGAGAGACAGTCATCCCCCCGCGCTCGCTGTTTGACAAGGGCAGCTTCCTGAAGCCACGCAGAGAGGGGAAAGACCAGAAGAAGAACTTTTCGCTCAAGCAGCAGGCTCCCTTCGCTAAACCTCTACCCTCGCTTGTCAAACCTGCTGTTGAGGCTGGGCAGGACAATCCTGAGTGGCTGATCAGTGAGGACTGGGCCCTGTTACAG GCCGTGAAGCAGTTGCTCGAGCTGCCCTTGAACCTCTCCATTGTTTCAGCTGCGCACACACCAAACTGGGACATGGTCAGCGATGTTGTTAACTCCTGCAGCCGGGTCTATCGCTCCCCCAAACAGTGCCGGAGCAGATACGAGAACGTCATCATCCCCAGGGAGGAAGGAAAG ttggTCTACGAAGCCAAtccaaaaaagaaaaccaaaagcaTTTACAAG tcCAAAAATAGCCGTCCGCTTCGCACCTGCCAGATCTACGCCCAGGATGACAGCGCTACTCACATTCACCTGTATAACAGTCGCTTTGAGTTGATGAAGATTATCGCCAGCAAGCGAAGTCCACCTATTAAGCCGCT ACTGGGTATGAATCCATTCCAGAAGAATCCTAAGCATGCCTCAGTGTTAGCAGAGAG CGGAATCAATTATGATAAGCCACTGCCTCCTATCCAGGTTGCATCACAGCGCGCGGAGAGAATTGCAAAGGAGAAAAAG GCTTTGGCAGAGCAGCAGAGGGCTCAGCAGTTAGCTCAGCAACAGGCTGGCCCACAGCCTCCACCACCACCTACTCCACAGCCACAGACGCAGCAGCCAGCCCAGCCCCAGGCTGTCCCTCAGGCTCAGGCAGTGGTCCAGGCCGCCGGAAACACCGTCACCAACACAGCCTCACTG CAGGCTGGAACAATCAAGACAGCAGCTGTTGGAACAAGTCTTCAGACTG cgccTGTCAGTGGCAATGTGATTGTGAATACAGTGGCAGGAGTTCCAGCAAGCTCGTTTCAGCCCACCAACAAACGGCTTGCCTCTCCGGTTATTCCTGCCACTTTGACA ACAACAGTAGGCGCCTCCCCCCAGGTGGTACACACTCAGCAACGGACAGTCTCAACTCCCGCTGCACCTGCTGAGGTTGTTGCCATAGCAACCAACCAAGGAGTCAGAACCGTAACACCGGTAACGGCATCAACCGTGTCGACCACCCTCACTCCAGTGCAAACGCAGAACAGGTCTTTGATTACACAGGTTAACCCAG CCACAGCCCCTAGTATGCAGTTACCTCCAGGTAAAGGCATCACCCATGCCCAGCTCCACCTCCTGAGGCAGCAGCAGGCTCAGGTGCAGGTCCAGCAGATCCAGGCTCAGGCTGGCTCTCCTGCCCAGATAAAGACTGTCGGCAAGCCAACTCAG GAACAGTTTTTGAAGATACAGCAGAAGCAGAAACTCCAGCTACAGCACCAGCAGGCAGTAGCAGCCCAGCAGCAGACGCAACAGCCCTCGCAACAGGCAGCTCAGGCACAGCAGCAAcaggggcagcagcagcagcagatcacCGCAGTGACCACGTCCAGAGGAGGGCCGGTCCTCACTGGCACCACGGTCACCAACCTGCAGGTCGCACGTCTG ACACGAGTGGCTGGAACCCAGCTGCAGGCTCAGGGGCAGATCCAGAGCCAGCCTGCACAGACCGCCCAGGTGACCCTGACGAAACCCCCTGTGGTGTCTGTGCCGGCAGTCACCACTCTGCCTGTCACTATGGCAGGGATCAGCGTGGCTATCGGACAACCGCAGAAAGCAG GTGGCCAGGTGGTGGCGCACCAGTTGCAGATGCAGCAGCATCTTCTGAATCTCAAAAAACAGCAGGCAGCTGCCGCTGCAGCCGCACAGCAGCAAAAAGCAGTGCAGACCCAGGTGGGGCAGGGACAAGGCACTGTGCAGCAGAAG